One Kutzneria kofuensis DNA window includes the following coding sequences:
- a CDS encoding sensor histidine kinase: protein MTRSRMLGLLAEASLLGVAAVDAGLNAAPAWDETAYAALAVLALLVRRRWPVPVFLATLPALAVSGSVIATLIALYTVATRSSNRWLLAGCGVLAATGYLFPGQDFDLFSIDVVLGVIYATMTAAAPIFLGQFVRTHRELTLRLADIEQAREHERRLDAQAVLAKERNQLAREMHDVVSHQVSLIAVQAGALQVSTIDPTARTVAENIRRLSVDTLDELRHMVNLLRAAGTPATELTPQPTLSDLERLVNGSGIETRLVGDAPEGMDAPVQRTIYRTIQEALTNVRKHAPGGVATVEFTRDDTDLTVTVTNTPPTRPTLTLPSARHGLVGLRERAALLGGTVHAAPTSNGGFELQLRLPIADR, encoded by the coding sequence GTGACCCGGTCGCGGATGCTCGGGTTGCTCGCCGAGGCGTCGCTGCTCGGCGTCGCCGCCGTCGATGCCGGCCTCAACGCCGCACCGGCGTGGGACGAGACCGCATATGCGGCGCTTGCCGTGCTGGCGCTGCTGGTCCGCCGGCGCTGGCCGGTCCCGGTGTTCCTGGCGACGCTGCCGGCACTGGCCGTGTCGGGATCGGTCATCGCCACGCTCATCGCCCTGTACACCGTCGCCACCCGCAGCTCCAACCGCTGGCTGCTCGCCGGTTGCGGCGTGCTGGCCGCCACCGGCTACCTCTTTCCCGGCCAGGACTTCGACCTGTTCAGCATCGACGTGGTGCTCGGCGTGATCTACGCGACCATGACCGCGGCCGCGCCGATCTTCCTCGGCCAGTTCGTGCGGACCCATCGCGAGCTGACGCTGCGGCTGGCGGACATCGAGCAGGCGCGGGAGCACGAGCGGCGGCTGGACGCCCAGGCCGTGCTGGCCAAGGAGCGCAACCAGCTCGCCCGCGAGATGCACGACGTGGTGTCGCACCAGGTCAGCCTGATCGCGGTGCAGGCGGGCGCGCTCCAGGTCAGCACCATCGATCCGACGGCCAGGACCGTGGCGGAGAACATCCGCCGGCTGTCCGTCGACACGCTCGACGAACTGCGGCACATGGTGAACCTGCTCCGGGCCGCCGGAACTCCCGCGACCGAGCTCACCCCCCAGCCGACCCTGTCCGACCTGGAGCGCCTGGTGAACGGCAGCGGGATCGAGACCCGGCTGGTCGGTGACGCCCCGGAGGGCATGGACGCGCCGGTGCAGCGCACCATCTACCGCACCATCCAGGAAGCCCTGACCAACGTCCGCAAGCATGCGCCCGGCGGTGTCGCCACGGTCGAGTTCACACGCGACGACACCGATCTCACCGTCACCGTCACGAACACGCCGCCCACCAGGCCGACGCTCACGCTGCCCAGCGCGCGGCACGGACTCGTCGGTCTCCGGGAACGCGCGGCGCTGCTCGGTGGCACCGTCCACGCGGCCCCGACGTCGAACGGCGGATTCGAACTCCAGCTGCGCCTGCCGATCGCCGACCGATAG
- a CDS encoding 3-oxoacyl-[acyl-carrier-protein] synthase III C-terminal domain-containing protein: MPRPFALRAVAHFLPDDELLVADLPFADEERETGRNLGIERVRADDGLSAVDLAVRAGEQALTQAGLNAGDLDALIVIDSRVPRTLLSSEATRVQAILGARRAVTFGVGGLGCVSIAPALRASRAFLADEETAEHVLVVHGSKPATPNRYRHPVTVNGDGGQAVVIGRTGPLRVLDLVQYSNGEYWDLFAVDFRDRPVADWREECADPPKYSFKLAVETRNRLRELYRDLLARNGMVSGDVHCHLGQNLSEGSLRFTAESLDVQIAKACTDNLRRYGHLGPNDMLLNLTAAIDGGELGAGQRAVLVGASPVAAWSLLLVENGDSGATEHYL, encoded by the coding sequence ATGCCCAGGCCCTTCGCGCTGCGTGCCGTCGCGCATTTCCTGCCGGACGACGAACTCCTGGTCGCCGACCTGCCGTTCGCCGATGAGGAGCGGGAGACCGGCCGGAACCTGGGCATCGAACGGGTTCGTGCCGACGACGGGCTGTCCGCGGTGGACCTCGCGGTGCGGGCCGGCGAGCAGGCGCTGACTCAGGCCGGGCTCAACGCCGGAGATCTCGACGCGCTGATCGTGATCGACTCGCGGGTGCCGCGAACGTTGCTGAGTTCCGAGGCCACCCGGGTGCAGGCGATCCTCGGGGCCCGGCGGGCGGTCACCTTCGGCGTCGGCGGCCTGGGGTGCGTCTCGATCGCGCCGGCGCTGCGGGCGTCGCGGGCGTTCCTCGCCGACGAGGAGACCGCCGAGCACGTGCTCGTCGTGCACGGCAGCAAGCCGGCGACTCCGAATCGGTACCGGCATCCGGTGACCGTGAACGGGGACGGCGGTCAGGCCGTGGTGATCGGCCGAACCGGGCCGCTGCGGGTGCTGGACCTCGTGCAGTACAGCAACGGCGAGTACTGGGACCTGTTCGCCGTGGACTTCCGGGACCGGCCGGTGGCCGACTGGCGGGAAGAGTGCGCCGACCCGCCGAAGTACTCGTTCAAGCTGGCGGTGGAGACCCGGAACCGCCTGCGCGAGCTGTACCGGGACCTGTTGGCCCGCAACGGGATGGTGTCCGGCGACGTGCACTGCCACCTCGGCCAGAACCTGTCCGAGGGGTCGCTGCGGTTCACCGCGGAGTCGCTGGACGTGCAGATCGCCAAGGCCTGCACGGACAACCTGCGCCGCTACGGACACCTCGGACCGAACGACATGCTGCTGAACCTGACCGCCGCGATCGACGGCGGCGAACTCGGCGCCGGGCAACGCGCGGTGCTGGTGGGGGCCAGCCCGGTGGCCGCGTGGAGCCTGCTGCTGGTGGAGAACGGGGACAGCGGGGCAACGGAGCACTACCTGTGA
- a CDS encoding HAD-IIIC family phosphatase, with translation MTNTVKCLVWDLDDTLWDGVVLEGDDPDPFPVAVSTLHTLDQRGILHAVASRGEPEIAAAHLAARGLADMFSVVQVNWGAKSDSVRMVADALNIGLDTVAFVDNDPLERAEVAQALPMVRCYPAAEIARLPRLAEFQPEFVTAESRQRRHMYRVEAARKQAEQRHSGPSAEFLASLELEMTVRRAGEEDLVRAHELTLRTHQLNTTGWTADLAELRRLSRSPAHEVLVASLRDRFGPYGTIGLAVSEIGDGRSVLKLLLMSCRVMSRGVGALLLNHVVTRALAAGRRPMAEFVSTEVNRIMLVTLRFGGFEVTDRDGDRLLLGYAGDQPPAQPEHVRLLS, from the coding sequence ATGACGAACACGGTCAAGTGCCTGGTGTGGGACCTGGACGACACGCTGTGGGACGGTGTGGTGCTGGAAGGCGACGATCCCGATCCGTTCCCGGTCGCCGTGTCCACGCTGCACACCTTGGACCAGCGCGGCATCCTGCACGCGGTGGCCAGCCGGGGCGAACCCGAGATCGCCGCGGCCCATCTGGCCGCACGCGGGCTGGCGGACATGTTCAGCGTGGTGCAGGTCAACTGGGGCGCCAAGTCGGACTCGGTCCGGATGGTGGCCGATGCGCTCAACATCGGCCTGGACACCGTCGCGTTCGTGGACAACGACCCGTTGGAACGGGCCGAGGTGGCGCAGGCGCTGCCGATGGTGCGCTGCTACCCGGCCGCCGAGATCGCCAGGCTGCCCCGGCTCGCCGAGTTCCAACCGGAGTTCGTCACCGCCGAGTCCCGGCAGCGCCGGCACATGTACCGGGTGGAAGCGGCCAGGAAGCAGGCTGAGCAACGGCATTCCGGGCCGTCGGCGGAGTTCCTCGCCTCGCTGGAACTGGAGATGACCGTGCGGCGGGCCGGCGAGGAGGACCTGGTGCGGGCGCACGAACTGACCCTGCGCACGCACCAGCTCAACACCACCGGCTGGACCGCCGATCTGGCCGAGCTGCGCAGGCTGAGCCGGTCGCCGGCCCACGAGGTGCTCGTGGCGAGCCTGCGCGACAGGTTCGGCCCGTACGGCACGATCGGCCTGGCCGTGAGCGAGATCGGCGACGGACGCAGTGTGCTCAAGCTGCTGCTCATGTCGTGCCGGGTGATGTCCCGAGGCGTCGGCGCCCTGCTGCTCAACCACGTCGTCACCCGTGCGCTGGCCGCCGGCCGCCGTCCGATGGCGGAGTTCGTGTCCACTGAGGTGAACCGGATCATGTTGGTGACCCTGCGCTTCGGCGGCTTCGAGGTGACCGACCGGGATGGCGACCGGTTGCTGCTCGGCTACGCCGGGGACCAGCCGCCGGCCCAGCCGGAACACGTGAGGCTGTTGTCGTGA
- a CDS encoding acyl-CoA dehydrogenase family protein, translated as MGFDPAEAARWDRDGGFPVHVVKQLADRDWLGGSPLELGEFCAEVGAVCSSLRGLVTVQGMVSAALSRWGTADQREHWLPRLAAGEEIAGFAATESGAGTDLAAVGTTIDAGPGGLTINGEKRWVTCGRIATVLLVLGVLDGKPATVLVETDRAGVCLEPVHDQLGMRAAHIADVRFDQVRVPRENLVAPAGFGLSHVVATALDHGRFTVAWGCVGMAEACLRDAAEHAMIRVQAGVPLADHQLVRSMVARAAVAADNARLSCTAAAQSRMDCSPDAIARTIMAKYTASRAAATVSADAVQILGSAGVAPDSRAGRFYRDAKVMRIIEGADQVAELHIADHVLREHRRRT; from the coding sequence ATGGGGTTCGATCCGGCCGAGGCGGCGCGGTGGGACCGCGACGGCGGTTTCCCGGTGCACGTGGTGAAACAGCTCGCCGATCGGGACTGGCTCGGCGGATCCCCGCTGGAGCTGGGGGAGTTCTGCGCCGAGGTCGGCGCGGTGTGCAGCTCGCTGCGCGGATTGGTCACGGTGCAGGGCATGGTGTCGGCCGCGCTGTCCCGGTGGGGAACGGCGGACCAGCGGGAGCACTGGCTGCCCCGACTGGCCGCTGGCGAGGAGATCGCCGGCTTCGCGGCCACGGAGTCCGGCGCCGGCACCGACCTGGCCGCGGTCGGCACCACCATCGACGCGGGACCCGGCGGGCTGACGATCAACGGCGAGAAGCGCTGGGTCACCTGCGGACGGATTGCCACCGTCCTGCTGGTGCTCGGTGTGCTGGATGGCAAGCCGGCGACCGTGCTCGTGGAAACCGACCGCGCCGGCGTGTGCCTCGAACCGGTGCACGACCAGCTGGGCATGCGGGCCGCGCACATCGCCGACGTCCGGTTCGACCAGGTTCGGGTACCTCGGGAGAACCTGGTCGCGCCGGCCGGTTTCGGACTGTCCCATGTGGTCGCGACGGCCTTGGACCACGGGCGCTTCACGGTGGCCTGGGGGTGCGTCGGCATGGCCGAGGCGTGTCTCCGGGACGCCGCCGAGCACGCGATGATCCGGGTGCAGGCCGGTGTTCCACTGGCGGATCACCAACTGGTGCGGTCGATGGTGGCCCGCGCCGCGGTGGCGGCCGACAACGCCCGGCTCTCCTGTACGGCGGCCGCGCAGTCCAGAATGGACTGTTCTCCCGACGCCATCGCGCGGACGATCATGGCCAAGTACACCGCGTCCCGGGCCGCGGCGACCGTCAGTGCGGACGCGGTGCAGATCCTCGGCTCGGCCGGTGTCGCCCCGGACAGCCGGGCCGGCCGGTTCTACCGCGACGCCAAGGTGATGCGCATCATCGAGGGCGCCGACCAGGTGGCCGAACTGCACATCGCCGACCACGTGCTGCGCGAGCACCGGAGGAGGACATGA
- a CDS encoding alpha/beta hydrolase — protein sequence MSASDVTVPDDVADHARQVGPLESPWIWLTLGVLAAVALAATVWFRRRRRARRIGTAVVVCLSLLAGITGLNSYVGYVRTRHDLAMLLERGGGPLRTLGEAVDSGDERGSADVGNPADPNAPTVDRIDIADPAHAVPSGRTFVLLPPGYDAPANANRRYPVVYLVHGYPYGSPDDWLSAGDAPGTLRGLYQHHALSPTIVVSVDLTAGNASRAWDGLDVPGGPQLETYLARTVVPTVDHRYRTSADRDHRALGGMSGGGFAALNIGLHHLDEFGALLISLPYDTLDGNEGLLGGNRNLVTANTPREYLPTMPFPHKVSVMLTAGTGAPTDAATANRVAAALQARGQNVVVRMERGFNHTWHTARASLPYLLTFAGRMFDQASPR from the coding sequence ATGAGCGCGTCCGACGTCACGGTCCCCGACGACGTGGCGGATCACGCCAGGCAGGTGGGTCCGCTGGAGTCGCCGTGGATCTGGCTGACGCTCGGCGTGCTGGCCGCGGTGGCCCTGGCGGCCACGGTCTGGTTCCGTCGACGCCGCCGCGCCCGGCGGATCGGGACCGCCGTCGTGGTGTGCTTGTCGCTGTTGGCCGGCATCACCGGCCTGAACAGCTACGTCGGCTACGTCCGCACCAGGCACGATCTGGCCATGCTCCTCGAACGTGGCGGCGGCCCGTTGCGCACCCTCGGGGAGGCCGTCGACAGCGGGGACGAGAGAGGTTCGGCCGACGTCGGCAATCCCGCCGACCCGAACGCACCGACCGTCGACCGGATCGACATCGCCGACCCGGCGCACGCCGTGCCGTCCGGGCGGACGTTCGTCCTGCTGCCGCCGGGCTACGACGCTCCCGCCAACGCCAACCGGCGGTACCCGGTCGTCTACCTCGTGCACGGCTATCCCTACGGCAGCCCCGACGACTGGCTGTCCGCCGGCGATGCCCCGGGCACGTTGCGGGGGCTGTACCAGCACCATGCCCTCTCGCCGACGATCGTCGTCAGCGTCGATCTCACCGCCGGCAACGCCAGCCGCGCCTGGGACGGGCTCGACGTCCCGGGCGGCCCCCAGCTGGAGACCTACCTGGCGCGCACGGTCGTGCCGACCGTAGACCACCGCTACCGCACCAGCGCCGACCGGGACCACCGGGCGCTGGGCGGCATGTCCGGCGGCGGGTTCGCCGCGCTGAACATCGGCCTGCACCACCTCGACGAGTTCGGCGCGCTGCTGATCTCCCTGCCGTACGACACGTTGGACGGCAACGAAGGTCTGCTCGGCGGGAACCGGAACCTGGTCACCGCCAACACTCCTCGGGAGTACCTGCCCACGATGCCGTTCCCGCACAAGGTTTCGGTCATGCTCACCGCCGGCACGGGCGCGCCCACCGACGCCGCGACCGCCAACCGTGTCGCGGCGGCCTTGCAGGCCCGTGGGCAGAACGTCGTCGTGCGCATGGAACGTGGGTTCAACCACACCTGGCACACCGCCCGCGCGAGCCTGCCGTACCTGCTCACCTTCGCCGGCCGCATGTTCGACCAGGCATCGCCGCGGTGA
- a CDS encoding response regulator: MIRVVVVDDEELVRSGFRLILEAAGDIEVVATATGAQAVREVGLHQPDVVLLDIRMPDVDGLTILRQLRGLRRPPVVAMLTTFDSDEYIATALRSGAAGFILKDTGPDQLAQVVRTLAAGGVVLSPKVTRTVVDGYLDSGAGSAAAGQVSQLTERERAVLVLIADGLSNTDIGARIHVSVGTVKDHVSAILTKLGVGSRVQAALVAQRAGLLDCDERRP, translated from the coding sequence ATGATTCGGGTGGTGGTCGTCGACGACGAGGAGCTGGTGCGGTCGGGGTTCCGGCTCATCCTGGAGGCGGCCGGCGACATCGAGGTGGTGGCGACCGCGACCGGCGCGCAGGCCGTGCGCGAGGTCGGCCTGCACCAGCCCGACGTCGTGCTGCTGGACATCCGGATGCCCGATGTGGACGGGCTGACGATCCTGCGTCAGCTGCGCGGACTGCGCCGGCCGCCGGTGGTGGCCATGCTGACGACGTTCGACTCCGACGAGTACATCGCCACCGCGCTGCGCTCGGGGGCGGCCGGATTCATCCTCAAGGACACCGGTCCGGACCAGCTGGCCCAGGTCGTCCGGACGCTCGCGGCCGGCGGTGTCGTGCTCTCGCCGAAGGTCACCAGGACGGTCGTGGACGGCTACCTCGACTCCGGCGCCGGCTCGGCCGCCGCCGGCCAGGTCAGCCAGCTCACCGAGCGGGAGCGCGCGGTGCTCGTGCTGATCGCGGACGGACTGTCCAACACCGACATCGGGGCCCGCATCCACGTCAGCGTAGGCACGGTCAAGGACCACGTCAGCGCCATCCTGACCAAGCTCGGCGTGGGCAGCCGGGTGCAGGCGGCCCTGGTCGCGCAGCGCGCCGGCCTGCTCGACTGCGACGAGCGCCGGCCGTGA
- a CDS encoding acyl carrier protein, which translates to MDVRAELTEFLSEATGDRIEPDEDYFAKGLVNSLFALELVTFVERRFGLVVEVEDLDLDHFRTIDRLTEFVRVKTAA; encoded by the coding sequence ATGGACGTCCGCGCGGAGCTGACGGAGTTCCTGAGCGAGGCGACGGGGGACCGGATCGAACCCGACGAGGACTACTTCGCCAAGGGCCTGGTGAACTCGCTGTTCGCCCTGGAGCTGGTCACGTTCGTGGAGCGGCGGTTCGGCCTGGTGGTCGAGGTGGAGGACCTCGACCTGGACCACTTCCGCACCATCGACCGGCTGACCGAGTTCGTCCGCGTGAAGACGGCCGCCTGA
- a CDS encoding 3-hydroxyacyl-CoA dehydrogenase family protein: protein MDRPVGVVGGGTMGLGVAQSLATAGHPVVVLDPADQVRATGSDRLRDGLRLAKLLGRFSGDHAEVLSSVRWTAVEKDLDDVQFVVECGPERIPLKQELFRMLDAVCPPDAVLASCTSAIPIGLLAACTGRPELVLGMHFMNPAPLKPVVEVARTEQTGADTLRRADELLAGMGKRGIVVRDAPGFVSNRVLMSTINDAATVVQEGTADPATVDKVFEDCFGHRMGPLRTADLIGLDTILDTLHVLLETTGDDRFTPCELLVGMVREGRLGKKSGGGFFR from the coding sequence ATGGACAGGCCGGTCGGCGTGGTCGGCGGTGGCACGATGGGACTCGGTGTGGCGCAGAGTCTGGCCACCGCCGGGCACCCGGTCGTCGTGCTGGATCCGGCGGACCAGGTGCGGGCCACCGGCAGTGATCGGCTGCGGGACGGCCTGCGGCTGGCGAAGCTGCTCGGGCGGTTCAGCGGCGACCATGCCGAGGTGCTGTCCTCGGTGCGGTGGACGGCCGTGGAAAAGGACCTGGACGACGTCCAGTTCGTGGTGGAGTGCGGGCCGGAGCGCATCCCGCTGAAGCAGGAGCTGTTCCGGATGCTGGACGCGGTGTGCCCACCGGACGCCGTTCTCGCCTCGTGCACCTCGGCCATCCCGATCGGGCTGCTCGCCGCCTGCACCGGCCGGCCGGAACTGGTGCTGGGCATGCACTTCATGAACCCTGCCCCGCTCAAACCGGTGGTCGAGGTGGCCCGCACCGAGCAGACCGGGGCGGACACCCTGCGCCGGGCCGACGAGCTGCTGGCCGGCATGGGCAAACGGGGCATCGTGGTGCGCGACGCGCCCGGGTTCGTCTCCAACCGGGTGCTGATGTCCACGATCAACGACGCGGCCACCGTGGTGCAGGAGGGCACCGCCGACCCGGCCACCGTGGACAAGGTCTTCGAGGACTGCTTCGGGCATCGGATGGGGCCGCTGCGGACCGCCGACCTGATCGGGCTGGACACCATCCTCGACACCCTGCACGTGCTGCTGGAGACCACCGGCGACGACCGGTTCACCCCCTGCGAGCTGCTGGTCGGCATGGTCCGGGAGGGCAGGCTCGGCAAGAAGTCCGGCGGCGGCTTCTTCCGGTGA
- a CDS encoding DUF6807 domain-containing protein, with protein sequence MTPVVLRVGDSAVAEYVIEPQVDPTLAPRPYLHPIRTAAGTVVTDLLPADHRWHLGVSLAVPDVAGANLWGGRTYVHGRGYVELPDHGRIEHLRWWERTSGALGHELAWKGPHGNTLLVERRTVRADATARGWRLTIGTQLTNPGEAAVALRSPAVNGRGDGAGYGGFFWRLPPTTDPVLAAGPLRDEREINGSAWPELTVSGTAAGGRYALTFSGLARDDRWFVRMAEYPAVGVAFAFERPLVIAPSGTIERTYSVVVSDDEIPT encoded by the coding sequence ATGACCCCCGTCGTCCTGCGTGTCGGGGATTCGGCCGTGGCCGAGTACGTCATCGAGCCCCAGGTCGATCCGACCCTGGCGCCCAGGCCGTACCTGCATCCGATCCGCACCGCCGCCGGCACCGTGGTCACCGACCTGCTGCCCGCCGACCATCGCTGGCACCTGGGCGTCAGCCTGGCCGTGCCCGACGTGGCCGGCGCCAATCTGTGGGGCGGGCGCACCTATGTGCACGGGCGGGGTTACGTGGAACTGCCCGACCACGGACGCATCGAGCACCTCCGCTGGTGGGAACGGACTTCCGGTGCGCTGGGCCACGAACTGGCCTGGAAGGGACCTCATGGCAACACATTGCTGGTCGAGCGGCGCACCGTCCGGGCCGACGCGACCGCCCGCGGCTGGCGGCTCACCATCGGCACGCAGCTGACCAACCCGGGCGAGGCCGCCGTCGCCCTCCGCAGCCCCGCCGTCAACGGACGCGGCGACGGCGCCGGTTACGGCGGCTTCTTCTGGCGCCTGCCGCCGACCACCGATCCGGTGCTCGCGGCGGGCCCACTGCGCGATGAACGTGAGATCAACGGATCGGCCTGGCCCGAGCTCACCGTCAGCGGCACGGCCGCCGGCGGTCGATACGCGTTGACCTTCAGCGGCCTCGCCCGTGACGACCGCTGGTTCGTGCGGATGGCCGAGTACCCGGCCGTCGGGGTGGCTTTCGCATTCGAGCGGCCCCTGGTGATCGCGCCGTCGGGGACGATCGAGCGGACCTACTCCGTCGTGGTCAGCGACGACGAGATCCCGACCTGA